The DNA segment GCGAGGCGATTCTCAAGGCGACGCCCGACATCGGTTATTTGCATCGTGGCGACGAAAAAATCGCTGAGAACATGACTTATACCCAGTTCATTCCGTACACGGATCGGCTGGACTATCTGGCGCCTTTGGCCAACAACGTCGCCTATGCGCTCGCGGTGGAAAAATTGCTCGGCATCCACGAAAAACTGCCGCCGCGTTGCCAATATATCCGCGTTATTTGCGCGGAACTGGCGCGTATTTCGTCACACTTGATCGGACTGGGCGCGTTTTCAATGGACGTGGGCGCGATGACCGTTTTCCTGCTGACGTTCACCGAGCGCGAAAAGATTTACAACCTTTGCGAGGCGCTCACCGGAGCGCGATTCACCACCACCTACACGCGGATCGGCGGGGTTTCCCGGGATACGCCGCCCGGTTGGTGCGCTGCCGTGCGCCAATTCGTCAAGGAAGTGATCGTCAACATTGACGAGGTGGAACTGCTGCTGACCCGGAACAAAATCTGGGTGGACCGCACCCGGGACATCGGCGTGATCTCTCAGGCGGATGCGATTGATTATGGCTTGAGCGGACCGAACCTGCGCGGCAGCGGAGTGAACCGCGATCTGCGCAAGGATCATCCGTATCTGTGCTACCGGGATTTGGAATTTGAAGTGCCGGTGGGCGAAGTGGGCGATTGCTACGATCGCTACCTGTGCCGCATCGAGGAAATGCGCCAGAGCGTGCGGATCATTCATCAGTGCCTCGATAAAATTCCGGGCGGTTTCGAGAACGAGTCAAAGGAGCCGGTCAATGTGGCCGATGGCAAAATCATTCTGCCGCCGAAGCAGAAGGTGCTGACGCGCATGGAGGAGTTGATCCATCAATTCATGCTGGTGACCGAAGGCGTGAATTGTCCGCCGGGCGAGATTTATTTCGGCCACGAAAATCCGAAAGGCGAATTGGGTTTTTACATTTACAGTCGGGGCGGCGGCACTCCATATCGGATGAAAATTCGCAGCCCCAGCTTTGTGAATCTGAGTATTTTGTCGCACCTACTGCCGGGCCACATGGTGGGCGACACCGTTTCCATTCTTGGCTCGCTGGATTTTGTGATGGGGGAATGTGACCGATGAAACCCAACTCTCAACGTGAGATTATTCGCCGCGAGCCAACCATGAGTTTGTCATGAAAGCCACTGCTTTAACCCCCATTCCAAATCTGCTGCGACCGCAAGGGAACTTTGCGATGACCCCGGCATTGGAGGCGGAGATTGACGAGGTCATTTCGCACTACCCGGTCAAGCGCAGTGCGTCGCTCATGCTGCTGCACGCGATGCAGGAGCACTTCGGCTGGATTTCACAGGAGGCCGTCGAATGGATTGCGCGCAAACTGGGATTGCCGCCGATCAACATTTACGAACTGCTGACGTTTTATCCGATGTTTCGGTTGCAGCCGGCCGGGAAATATCAGATCAAGGTCTGTCGCACGTTGAGCTGCGCGCTCGGCGGCTCGCACAAGCTCTACGAACATTTTTGCACGAAGCTCGGTCTCGACCCGCACGCGCACGGTTTGCAGACGTCGAAGGACGGCAAGTTCTCGGTCGAGTTCGTGGAATGTCTCGCCGGTTGCGGCAGCGCGCCGGTGATAATGTGCAACGAGGATTTTTACGAAGGCGTCAGCGCAGCGAAGGCTGACGAGATTGTGGCAAAGTGCCATTGATGTGATGAAGAACAACCCGCTACCACGCCTAGATGCGAGCGAAGAGCTTCGGCAAAGAATTTTGCCGCTCTGCCGCCTGCATCCGGGCGAAACGTGGGTTGATCCGAAATGTCAACACAAGGTCGCTTGCGTTGATGCGTCTGATGCGGGCGCGGTTTTGGAATTGATGGATGGCAATAAGGCAGATTTGGCCATCCACGATCCGCCTTACAATCTGGTGGCATTCGACGAGCGCGAGCTTGGGGAATACATCCGCTGGTGCAGGCAATGGGTGAATAACAGCACAGCAATCCTAAAGTCCGACAGTTCGTTCTATGTTTGGCTTGGTGCGGATCAGCGCAATGGATTTCAACCTTTGCCAGACTTCATGATCATGATGCGCGAGACCGCATTGCGTCCGCGTAGTTTTATCACGATGCGCAATCAACGCGGCTATGGCACGCAGAAGAACTGGATGGCTGTGCGGCAGGAGCTTCTTTATTACATCAAGGGCGAACCGGATTTCAATGTTGAAGCCGAATACACGGACATCCCCAAGATTCTTCGCGGCTATTACAAGGAAGTGAACGGCAAAGTCACGGAGAACGGCGAGCGCAGCAAATCAGAAAACATCCGAGCCGGGAATGTCTGGGTGGACATCCAACAGGTTTTTTACCGGATGGATGAAAATGTTTCCGGGTGTTACGCGCAGAAGCCGTTGAAGTGTATTGAGCGCATTGTGAAGGCGAGTTCACCGATAGCTGGGTTGGTTGTGGATTTCTTCGCGCATTCCGGCACGACGTTGCTCGCTGCAGAAACAAACCAACGCCGTTGTTTCACAGCGGATATTGATCCTGTGTTTTGTGAAATTGCCATCCGCCGCTTGGAACATTTCCGAACAACTGGACGATTGGGTTGGCAAAACGGGCATCCTTTTGAAAAGGAACTTCCCGAGTTCGAATCCGAAACCGCTGGCGAGCCAGCCGGAGCACAAATCGAAGCGCAGCTTCAAGGCACGATGTTTTGACAATGGAAAAACTCCAAGCACAACTCGACGAACTGCTCTCTCGCCTTAAAGATAAGGCGGAGGTGAAGGCTTGTTTGGAGTCGCTGGTTTCAGTTTATCCATTTAACGAGTTTGAATACATCATCTCGACTTTGCTCGGTGCGGATGCGCTTTCGCTTGACGGCTATTACGAGCTTCGCGAGGAATACATCGCGCGGAATCTTTACCTCTACATTTTTGAGATCAGTGCGCCGCGAGGTTTTGGCGAAACTTGGGCGCAAGGTCATTTGAAGGAACTCTTACCGGATTTGGTGAAACCGACCAAGAAGCTCGACCGAAACTATTCCGGTCAATATGACTTTCTTTTGGACGGCAATATCAGAATCGAAGTCAAAGCGTCACGGGCGGTGGATTTCGACAGCGATGAGCCGCTTTATGTCAAGGCATTGGCGGCAGGTTCACAGCGCCGATTCGACATGAACTTTCAGCAAATCAAGCCCGGCTGTTGTGATGTCTTTGTGTGGGTTGGTGTCTGGCGGGACGTGATCCGCTATTGGGTCTTGTCCTCGAAAGAACTGGAGGCCAACAGATATTACTCACCCGGACAACATCGCGGAAACGTCGGCGAAGGCCAGCTTCACCTCAAACACGACAACGTAGCTGAGTTTTCAAAGTATGAATCCCGCTCCAATGAACTGGCATCGGCAATTCGGAACGCAAACAAAAGGCAGACTGCCAAATGAACCTCGTGGAAATCAAATTTGGTGAAAGATGGTTGCCCGACATGGATTTGAACCATGACAAACAGATTCAGAGTCTGTTGTGCTACCGTTACACCATCGGGCAAGCCGGAGCGTCCGACAGACTAAACGCTTCACCGGCCCAGTCAAGCCGCCGCGCCAGATTGTTCCGGGTGGCCCGGTGCGCGGTTGGCGCGACCCGGGCGATTTGCCGTCCATTGAATCACCGAGCTTTTGCTCTTCAGGGAGCTTTGAACTGAGATGCCGCAAGAATACCGACTGATCCTCAAACACGCTGATGAGCCGGGTTACACGCCCGACATCGAATGTTATCTGCGGCACGGCGGCTACGCATCGCTCCAGAAGGCGCTGGCCATCAAACCGCTCGATTTACCCGACGGCAAAAAGAAATCGCCGCAGGAACAAATTCGCGACGACGTAAAACAGGCCGGATTGCGCGGTCGCGGCGGCGCGGGTTTCTCGTGCGGATTGAAATGGAGTTTCGTGGACCGCCGGAGTGGCAAGCCGATTTATCTCATCTGCAACGCGGACGAATCCGAGCCGGGCACGTTCAAAGACCGCCAGATCATCCACAAGGACCCGCACCAATTGATCGAGGGCATGATCATCTCGTGCTTCGCGAACGATGTGCATCTGGCGTACATCTACATTCGCGGGGAAATGCCGCAAGGCGCAAAACTGTTGAACGCGGCGTTGCGGGAAGCGCGGGCGAAAGGTTTCCTCGGCAAGAACATTCTCGGCAGCGGTTACGATCTGGAAATTCATGTGCATCGCGGCGCGGGCGCTTACATCTGCGGCGAGGAAACCGGTCTGATTGAATCGCTCGAAGGCAAACGCGCCTACCCGCGCATCAAGCCTCCTTACTTCCCGGCGGTGCTCGGGCTTTACATGTGCCCGACCATCGTCAACAACGTCGAGACGCTCTGCAACGTGAAGCACATCGTGGCGATGGGCGCGGCGGAGTACGCGAAACTCGGCACGCCGAACAATACCGGCACGCGCATCGTGAGCTTGAGCGGCCACGTTAAACGCCCCGGCTATTTCGAAATTGAAGTGGGCAAGGTGACGCTGGGCGAGTTGATCAATGATCCGAACTTCGGCGGCGGTCTGCGTGAGGGACGAAAATTAAAGGCGATCATCCCGGGTGGTTCGTCCTCGAAAGTGCTGAAGGCGGGCGAGAAGTTCAAGTTGAAGCGCAAGGTGGACGGCAAGGACGTGGAACAGGAAGTGGATTTGTTGGATCTGCCTTATGATTTTGATTCGCTGCTGCAGGCGGGCACGATGTCCGGGTCGAGCGCCATCATCGTCATGGATGACAGCACGGACATCGTGGAAGTGCTGGCCAACATCAGCAAATTCTACGCGCACGAAAGCTGCGGCCAATGCACGCCGTGCCGGGAAGGTTCGCTCTGGATGAGCAAGGCGCTGTATCGTCTGACGCACGGTCAGGGGCGGGCGCAGGATGCGGATTATCTGGTGAAAATCGCCAATAACATTCCCGGTGGCCGCACCATCTGCGCGTTTGGCGAAGCGTGTTCGTGGCCGGTGCAAAGTTTCGTGGCAAAGTTCCGGGATGAATTTATCGCCAAAGGCGCGGCGGATGAAAAACGACGCGCTCAAGAAAAAGCCGATTCAACGAAAGATTTGGTCACTGTCACGTCCGAGTAAAATGAAACGCAGAGACGCCGAGACGCAGAGTTTTAGAGCCATCACCGAACAAGTGATTGGGGCTTGTATTGAAATTCACAAACATCTCGGCCCCGGTCTGCTCGAATCGGCTTACGAAGAATGCCTGTGCTATGAATTGTCAGCGCTAGGGATCAACTTTGAACGACAAAAAACGCTGCCGGTAAAATACAAGACGGTCAGTTTGGATTGCGGCTACCGCCTTGATCTGGTCGTCGAAAATAAAATCATTTTGGAGTTGAAGACCGTAGAGAATCTGCTGCCGATCCACGAAGCACAGTTGTTGACCTATTTGAAGTTATCCGGATTGACGCTGGGTCTATTGATTAATTTCAACGTCCCGGTTTTGAAGAACGGAATTAAACGAATCGTGAACAACTTCATTGATTTCTCTGCGTCTCCGCGTCTCTGCGGTGAAAGGAAGGAGTTTCTCCCGTGAGCACACCGGATACCACCCAGCCCGCGCCGCCGCCGATCGAAAAGATCAAGATCAAGATTGACGGGCGCGAAGTCGAAGTGCCGAAGCTCTCGCCGGATTGGCAGGGCAAACCGGCGCCCACCACCATGTTGCAGGCGTGCAAAATGGTGCGCAATGACATCCCGCACTATTGCTGGCATCCCAAGCTGCCCATCGCCGGGAATTGCCGCATGTGCCTCGTCGAGTTTGGCACCCCGGCGCTCGGGCCGGATCGCAAACCCTTGCTGAACCCCGATGGCACGCCGGTGATCCGCAAGTCGCCGCGTCCGGCCATCGCCTGCGCCACGCCGATTTCGCCCGGCATGGAAATTTATACACAGACTCCCGGCGTGAAACAGATGCGCGAGGGCGTGCTGGAATTTCTGCTCATTAATCATCCGCTCGATTGTCCGATTTGCGACAAGGCGGGCGAATGTAAGTTGCAGGAGTATTCGCTGGATTACGGTGAAAGCGCCAGCCGCCTGGTCGAGCCGAAGGTACACAAGCCCAAGGCCGAGGACCTCGGGCCGCGCATTGTGCTGGATGCCGAGCGTTGCATCATGTGTTCGCGCTGCATCCGGTTCACTCGCGATGTGGCCGGCGACGACGCGTTGAGCTTTGTGAATCGCGGCAGCTACAGCACGTTGACCGCGTATCCCGGCAAACCGTTCGACAACAATTACACGCTGAACACGGTGGACATTTGTCCCGTCGGCGCGCTCACCTCCAAGGATTTCCGCTTCCAAATGCGCACCTGGTTTCTCAAGGAAACCAAAAGCATTTGCACGAGTTGCGCCACGGGTTGCAACATCCTCATCGGTTCGCGGGAAGGGAAAATCCATCGCTACACCCCGCGCGAAAATGACGGCGTGAACGGCCCGTGGATGTGTGATGCCGGACGGTTGAATTACAAATGGATTCATCGCGAAGACCGGTTGAAGGACGTGCTGGTGCGCGGCGAGAAATCCACCTGGACCACCGCGCTTAGTGAAATTGCCGAGAAGCTGAAACAAGCGCCGGCCGGATCGGTGGCCATCATCGCCTCGGCCCGGCAAACCAACGAAGAGCTGTGGCTGTTGAGCAAGCTCAAGGCGAAGCTCGGCGCAATCAGCGATTCCATTCCGCGCATCGGCAAAGGGGATCATTTGCTTTTGGATGCGGACAAAAATCCGAACACCAACGGCGCCCGGCTCACGGGCATCAGTTTCACGGAAATGGGCATCAACCTCGCGAAGATGGCCGAGGGCATTGCCAGCGGCGCAATTAAGACCCTGATCGTGTTCGGGGAGGATTTGTTGATGCACTCGGTCGAGAGTGACCAACTGGGCGCGAAAGAACTCACCAGCGAAGTGGTGCAGGAACACGGCATTACCGCGGAGCTGCTCGGCAAGTTGGAGACGTTGATCGTCAGTGACATTTTACCGAACGCAACGGCGAAGTACGCGCATTACGTTTTGCCCGGTTGCGCTCACGCCGAGAAACGGGGTTCGTTCACGAATCGCGAAGGTCGGGTGCAGCGTTTCATGCAGGCGATCCAGCCGCCGGGCGATGCGCGCGCCGAATGGGATTTTTTACACGATGTGGTTTACAACGTCACCGGCCGCAGCGGTTTTCAAACCATCGAGGGGCTGTTCAACGAGATGGCGAAGGATGTTCCCGCGTTCAACAGTTTGACCTGGGCGGGGCTGGGGGATATCGGCGTAACGGTGAAGATTTGAAAAATGGCAACGCGCATCCATCCTCACGCACAGCAACGTCTGGCTGAACGTGGAGCGACCGAAGCGGAAGTCCTGGCGACGGTGCCGGACGGCGGTTCGTTCCCTGCGAAGATGGGACGAA comes from the Verrucomicrobiia bacterium genome and includes:
- the nuoD gene encoding NADH dehydrogenase (quinone) subunit D, translated to MSDVQEITIRDTAAQAQVAPALPLAEELQDLQGEKMVLNMGPSHPSTHGVLRIVLELDGEAILKATPDIGYLHRGDEKIAENMTYTQFIPYTDRLDYLAPLANNVAYALAVEKLLGIHEKLPPRCQYIRVICAELARISSHLIGLGAFSMDVGAMTVFLLTFTEREKIYNLCEALTGARFTTTYTRIGGVSRDTPPGWCAAVRQFVKEVIVNIDEVELLLTRNKIWVDRTRDIGVISQADAIDYGLSGPNLRGSGVNRDLRKDHPYLCYRDLEFEVPVGEVGDCYDRYLCRIEEMRQSVRIIHQCLDKIPGGFENESKEPVNVADGKIILPPKQKVLTRMEELIHQFMLVTEGVNCPPGEIYFGHENPKGELGFYIYSRGGGTPYRMKIRSPSFVNLSILSHLLPGHMVGDTVSILGSLDFVMGECDR
- a CDS encoding molybdopterin-dependent oxidoreductase, which encodes MSTPDTTQPAPPPIEKIKIKIDGREVEVPKLSPDWQGKPAPTTMLQACKMVRNDIPHYCWHPKLPIAGNCRMCLVEFGTPALGPDRKPLLNPDGTPVIRKSPRPAIACATPISPGMEIYTQTPGVKQMREGVLEFLLINHPLDCPICDKAGECKLQEYSLDYGESASRLVEPKVHKPKAEDLGPRIVLDAERCIMCSRCIRFTRDVAGDDALSFVNRGSYSTLTAYPGKPFDNNYTLNTVDICPVGALTSKDFRFQMRTWFLKETKSICTSCATGCNILIGSREGKIHRYTPRENDGVNGPWMCDAGRLNYKWIHREDRLKDVLVRGEKSTWTTALSEIAEKLKQAPAGSVAIIASARQTNEELWLLSKLKAKLGAISDSIPRIGKGDHLLLDADKNPNTNGARLTGISFTEMGINLAKMAEGIASGAIKTLIVFGEDLLMHSVESDQLGAKELTSEVVQEHGITAELLGKLETLIVSDILPNATAKYAHYVLPGCAHAEKRGSFTNREGRVQRFMQAIQPPGDARAEWDFLHDVVYNVTGRSGFQTIEGLFNEMAKDVPAFNSLTWAGLGDIGVTVKI
- the nuoF gene encoding NADH-quinone oxidoreductase subunit NuoF, producing the protein MPQEYRLILKHADEPGYTPDIECYLRHGGYASLQKALAIKPLDLPDGKKKSPQEQIRDDVKQAGLRGRGGAGFSCGLKWSFVDRRSGKPIYLICNADESEPGTFKDRQIIHKDPHQLIEGMIISCFANDVHLAYIYIRGEMPQGAKLLNAALREARAKGFLGKNILGSGYDLEIHVHRGAGAYICGEETGLIESLEGKRAYPRIKPPYFPAVLGLYMCPTIVNNVETLCNVKHIVAMGAAEYAKLGTPNNTGTRIVSLSGHVKRPGYFEIEVGKVTLGELINDPNFGGGLREGRKLKAIIPGGSSSKVLKAGEKFKLKRKVDGKDVEQEVDLLDLPYDFDSLLQAGTMSGSSAIIVMDDSTDIVEVLANISKFYAHESCGQCTPCREGSLWMSKALYRLTHGQGRAQDADYLVKIANNIPGGRTICAFGEACSWPVQSFVAKFRDEFIAKGAADEKRRAQEKADSTKDLVTVTSE
- the nuoE gene encoding NADH-quinone oxidoreductase subunit NuoE, with the protein product MKATALTPIPNLLRPQGNFAMTPALEAEIDEVISHYPVKRSASLMLLHAMQEHFGWISQEAVEWIARKLGLPPINIYELLTFYPMFRLQPAGKYQIKVCRTLSCALGGSHKLYEHFCTKLGLDPHAHGLQTSKDGKFSVEFVECLAGCGSAPVIMCNEDFYEGVSAAKADEIVAKCH
- a CDS encoding GxxExxY protein is translated as MKRRDAETQSFRAITEQVIGACIEIHKHLGPGLLESAYEECLCYELSALGINFERQKTLPVKYKTVSLDCGYRLDLVVENKIILELKTVENLLPIHEAQLLTYLKLSGLTLGLLINFNVPVLKNGIKRIVNNFIDFSASPRLCGERKEFLP
- a CDS encoding site-specific DNA-methyltransferase; amino-acid sequence: MPLCRLHPGETWVDPKCQHKVACVDASDAGAVLELMDGNKADLAIHDPPYNLVAFDERELGEYIRWCRQWVNNSTAILKSDSSFYVWLGADQRNGFQPLPDFMIMMRETALRPRSFITMRNQRGYGTQKNWMAVRQELLYYIKGEPDFNVEAEYTDIPKILRGYYKEVNGKVTENGERSKSENIRAGNVWVDIQQVFYRMDENVSGCYAQKPLKCIERIVKASSPIAGLVVDFFAHSGTTLLAAETNQRRCFTADIDPVFCEIAIRRLEHFRTTGRLGWQNGHPFEKELPEFESETAGEPAGAQIEAQLQGTMF